The following proteins come from a genomic window of Triticum aestivum cultivar Chinese Spring chromosome 6A, IWGSC CS RefSeq v2.1, whole genome shotgun sequence:
- the LOC123132032 gene encoding uncharacterized protein: MSSAPPLPLLRRATPAAASTAPAAAPFSSSASPPTPRFPPGFPVPLCARRVLVRSLFPQLEAPSPESASPPRSADSPGSIVVLDSQLVDPPAVAALETAGAAPGAGFVVDPPVFTALETVRAARKVRFAITADVLDFTPPVPIHGAHRPCLKASSLSAINAGRRAALMSRPIPSRPSSPAAPGAHSSAATPEEGWTLVRPPYWWRALAPNNRHSKRKSSPSYPPPPSRRSFVKHHRRTCHRCLEKGHCKAQCRDPYKCLICKRSGHRAWECHSKLPSSAPLHTQRPPAPTASPAPRLMAPPMRIGDPSVRPEEGHVVITTTPEMEAQAAGLASLAAVVWLGGTRPSVSAAIFRSAIAKQFSIDRNLLRVVPHYPEDFFVRFDFQHHRDTVTAGPARFSFNSPDLGVLDIHVTNWRLSAHAEQVQAYHHVHLCLENVPLNAWDDRVAAQILGPKTFLHYFDVATVQREDATALKLWAWSADPNKIPKVQWVTFTSGPGAAGSSFSPTPAVGRQGIEKRVIVHLDIHEDYSPDANDQFPRRAHPDKFTWYYGVVDGERRIRDRRVPAKDRCREDNARDRREHDRDRDDDNNRRGRRGDRRSSSWHDRLFRSRSRAPARSEDDRRRDDRHGRDDRRYDDGRRHGAELPPPPDARRVDTSRVQRLPDGSVVPASGRRARHRQEDHQERRARDRHEDHQERRAHDRGRSPPQAQRTTSCDIIEIRPTSLVPGWLRRLGPCFGERVSPMPPMSTPLSARLETSPASDGHLTALAAPDMLNEVATSSNTSTPIFVSLQPPLLTAPSSTPPQPPVARRKTLAGVVDFALGRRSPRLKAKKHTMPIAQMAERLLCQRLGIVGEGEMITEDAISKYVALFNGQLPDLAVAALRALFQMDCDLDGAVEDALIQHGGDTGPGMRTQASDDATVA, translated from the coding sequence ATGAGCAGCGCTCCACCGCTCCCGCTCCTGCGGCGCGCTACTCCGGCGGCCGCATCCACCGCTCCCGCTGCTGCGCCGTTTAGCTCCTCGGCCTCCCCGCCCACGCCGCGGTTCCCCCCAGGCTTCCCTGTGCCGCTCTGCGCGCGCCGCGTCCTGGTGCGGTCGCTCTTTCCCCAGCTGGAAGCCCCATCCCCGGAGTCTGCCTCGCCGCCCAGATCCGCGGATTCACCGGGTTCTATCGTCGTCCTTGACTCTCAGCTGGTGGATCCCCCTGCCGTTGCTGCTCTGGAGACTGCGGGTGCTGCTCCCGGGGCGGGATTTGTTGTGGATCCGCCCGTCTTTACTGCGCTTGAGACCGTTCGAGCAGCTCGCAAGGTGAGGTTTGCCATTACTGCTGATGTGCTGGATTTCACTCCCCCTGTCCCCATTCATGGCGCGCACAGGCCCTGCCTCAAGGCGTCGTCTCTCTCGGCCATCAATGCCGGCCGGCGCGCGGCGCTGATGTCCCGTCCAATCCCGTCCCGTCCCTCGAGCCCCGCGGCGCCGGGTGCGCATTCAAGTGCGGCGACCCCTGAAGAAGGGTGGACTCTCGTTCGTCCACCGTACTGGTGGAGAGCTCTCGCGCCCAACAACCGGCATTCAAAGCGGAAGTCGTCGCCttcatatcccccccccccaagccgCAGATCCTTCGTCAAGCACCACCGAAGAACCTGCCATCGCTGCTTAGAGAAGGGCCACTGCAAAGCTCAGTGTAGAGATCCTTACAAGTGTCTGATCTGCAAGAGAAGCGGGCATCGTGCATGGGAGTGCCATAGCAAATTGCCGTCCTCTGCTCCCCTGCATACCCAACGTCCGCCTGCCCCAACTGCGTCCCCGGCGCCCCGCCTAATGGCGCCTCCGATGCGCATCGGAGACCCCTCCGTCAGGCCTGAGGAGGGGCATGTCGTCATCACCACCACCCCGGAGATGGAAGCCCAGGCTGCCGGCCTCGCCAGCCTGGCAGCGGTGGTCTGGCTGGGGGGCACCAGGCCCTCTGTCAGTGCGGCCATCTTCAGAAGCGCCATCGCCAAGCAGTTCAGCATCGACCGCAACCTTCTCCGGGTAGTCCCCCATTACCCGGAGGACTTCTTCGTCAGATTCGACTTCCAGCACCACCGTGACACCGTGACGGCAGGGCCGGCAAGGTTCAGCTTCAACTCCCCTGATCTGGGGGTGCTGGACATCCACGTCACCAACTGGCGGCTCAGCGCCCACGCAGAGCAAGTGCAAGCCTACCACCACGTCCATCTCTGTCTGGAGAACGTCCCCCTCAACGCCTGGGACGACAGGGTTGCGGCGCAGATCCTGGGGCCGAAAACCTTCCTTCACTACTTTGACGTCGCCACAGTTCAGCGAGAAGATGCCACTGCCCTCAAGCTTTGGGCATGGTCTGCTGACCCAAACAAGATCCCCAAGGTGCAGTGGGTGACCTTCACCAGCGGGCCAGGTGCCGCGGGCTCCAGCTTTTCCCCCACTCCTGCGGTGGGTCGGCAGGGCATCGAGAAGAGGGTGATTGTGCACCTAGATATTCATGAAGATTACTCCCCTGACGCCAACGACCAGTTCCCTCGTCGCGCCCACCCCGACAAGTTCACCTGGTACTATGGCGTGGTGGATGGCGAGAGGCGCATTCGAGACAGGCGCGTGCCTGCTAAAGACAGATGCCGCGAAGACAACGCCCGCGACAGGCGTGAACATGATCGTGATAGAGACGACGACAACAACAGGAGAGGACGGCGCGGCGACCGCCGGTCATCTTCCTGGCACGACCGCCTCTTCCGGAGTCGGTCAAGGGCACCTGCCCGCTCGGAGGACGACAGACGCCGCGACGACCGTCACGGCCGTGATGACAGGCGCTATGATGATGGGCGTCGCCATGGGGccgagctccccccccccccggatgcCAGGCGTGTGGACACCAGCCGGGTCCAGCGCCTCCCCGATGGCTCGGTGGTCCCAGCTTCAGGGCGCCGGGCGCGTCACCGCCAGGAAGATCACCAGGAGCGCCGTGCGCGCGATCGCCATGAAGATCATCAGGAGCGCCGCGCGCATGACCGTGGCCGCTCCCCTCCCCAGGCGCAGCGCACCACCTCGTGCGACATCATCGAGATCAGGCCAACCTCTCTGGTCCCAGGATGGCTCAGGCGGTTGGGTCCCTGCTTTGGGGAAAGAGTCTCTCCCATGCCACCGATGTCAACACCTCTCAGCGCCCGGCTCGAAACCTCCCCTGCATCGGACGGCCATCTGACTGCTTTGGCTGCCCCTGACATGCTCAACGAGGTGGCCACGTCAAGCAACACGAGCACACCCATCTTCGTTTCGCTCCAGCCACCCCTCCTGACGGCCCCAAGCTCCACCCCCCCACAACCTCCAGTAGCCAGACGCAAGACCCTTGCTGGTGTGGTCGACTTCGCTCTTGGAAGGCGCAGCCCACGCCTCAAAGCAAAGAAACACACCATGCCCATTGCGCAGATGGCGGAGCGCCTTCTCTGTCAGAGGTTGGGCATTGTTGGTGAAGGTGAGATGATCACTGAAGATGCGATCAGCAAGTATGTTGCCCTGTTCAATGGCCAGCTGCCTGATCTCGCGGTTGCTGCTCTGCGAGCTCTCTTCCAGATGGATTGTGATCTTGATGGTGCAGTGGAAGATGCCCTCATCCAGCATGGTGGAGACACGGGTCCCGGCATGAGGACTCAAGCCAGCGACGACGCCACAGTGGCGTAA